A part of Aspergillus flavus chromosome 1, complete sequence genomic DNA contains:
- a CDS encoding molecular chaperone Prefoldin, subunit 4 (prefoldin subunit 4, putative), producing MMQHRMLAKEDEVSAAGEENEVRREDQEKINRFSRLHQRETLLEEQLKAKQKDKEDLEEISMELELADEDELVPYKIGDSFFQLPLADAQSLLSSSTEQIDSEVSGLEEKLSDLRDELQQLKVALYARFGRSINLEV from the exons ATGATGCAACATCGCATG CTCGcaaaagaagacgaagtctCCGCAGCaggagaagagaatgaagtCCGTCGCGAAGAtcaggagaagatcaaccgCTTCAGCCGGCTCCACCAACGCGAAACGCTGCTGGAAGAACAGCTGAAGGCTAAACAG aaagataaagaggaTCTCGAGGAGATTTCTATGGAGCTAGAACtggccgatgaggatgaactAGTGCC GTACAAAATCGGGGACTCCTTCTTCCAACTTCCCCTTGCCGACGCCCAATCTCTCCTGTCTTCATCGACGGAGCAGATCGACTCTGAGGTGTCGGGgctggaggagaagttgagTGATCTGCGCGACGAGTTGCAACAATTGAAGGTGGCGCTGTATGCACGGTTCGGGCGGAGTATTAACCTGGAAGTCTAA
- a CDS encoding putative autophagy protein Atg27 (unnamed protein product), with amino-acid sequence MRIPAGLSSIILSSALLPSLSAASGFDCAHINVDGYKYDLSELGGVHSLYNVEKTEEHVVNTTYVLNICNILKGASIKGHLKCGTSKNICGFQYKYPVDGSEETSRAFPIVGLEHLGHGSKDPEITRLKKLDPDEEGLLVKLSGGNYVDDEGKQKDAGAVLEFQCDPERSGLEGLKTTDESDGEKKEAERRRAEGGDDKEQPPDEEKDRSHSLQFKSFGKADDDSYVLKLNWRTKYACDHYLEEKKGDSSSHWGFFTWLIIILFLCIAAYLIFGSWLNYNRYGARGWDLLPHGDTIRDIPYIFQDWLRRVVNTLQGSGSRGGYSAV; translated from the exons ATGCGAATACCCGCAGGCCTCTCCTCGATTATCCTCTCCTCCGCCCTACTACCGAGTCTAAGCGCCGCAAGCGGCTTCGACTGCGCCCATATTAATGTCGATGGGTACAAGTACGACCTGAGTGAGCTGGGCGGCGTACACTCGCTCTACAACGTTGAGAAAACAGAGGAACACGTCGTGAACACCACTTATGTACTGAACATATGTAACATTTTGAAGGGGGCTTCGATTAAGGGCCATCTGAAGTGTGGGACATCGAAGAACA TTTGCGGATTCCAATACAAATACCCGGTCGATGGCTCCGAGGAAACAAGCCGTGCCTTCCCTATCGTTGGACTCGAGCATCTCGGTCACGGAAGCAAAGACCCCGAAATCACCcggttgaagaagctcgaCCCGGATGAGGAGGGTCTACTGGTTAAACTCTCCGGAGGCAACTACGTCGACGATGAGGGGAAGCAGAAAGACGCGGGCGCGGTGCTCGAGTTCCAATGCGATCCCGAACGGTCGGGATTAGAAGGTCTGAAGACGACCGATGAGTCTGATggtgagaagaaagaggccgAGCGGAGACGCGCAGAAGGCGGAGACGATAAAGAACAGCCACCGGACGAGGAAAAAGACCGGTCGCACAGTCTTCAGTTCAAGAGTTTCGGAAAGGCCGATGACGACTCGTATGTGCTCAAGCTGAACTGGAGGACCAAGTATGCCTGTGATCATTAcctggaagaaaagaaaggtgaCTCGTCCAGTCACTGGGGTTTCTTTACTTGGTTGATCATTAT TCTCTTCCTCTGCATCGCTGCCTACCTTATCTTTGGCTCCTGGCTTAATTATAACCGCTACGGCGCCCGGGGATGGGATCTCCTCCCTCACGGCGACACTATCCGGGATATTCCTTATATCTTCCAGGATTGGCTCCGTCGGGTGGTCAACACGCTCCAAGGATCGGGGTCCAGAGGCGGTTACAGTGCGGTATAA
- a CDS encoding putative heat shock protein Hsp98/Hsp104/ClpA, translated as MNGAQFTDRANKALLDSSSLAEQYSHSQILPVHLAVALLNPSPDESKDQQATAHPSHDSSSAPLFRQVIERAHGDPQLLERALMKTLVRCPSQDPPPESVSVSPALAKVIRSASELSKTQKDSFVAIDHLIVSVAQDSQVQRALADANIPNVKLLDSAVQQIRGTRRVDSKTADSESENENLKKFTIDMTALAREGKIDPVIGREEEIRRVIRILSRRTKNNPVLIGEPGVGKTTIVEGLARRIVNADIPANLAQCKLLSLDVGSLVAGSKYRGEFEERMKGVLKEIEESKETIVLFVDEIHLLMGAGSSGEGGMDAANLLKPMLARGQLHCIGATTLGEYRKYIEKDQAFERRFQQVLVKEPSVNETISILRGLKEKYEVHHGVNILDGAIVSAATLASRYLTARRLPDSAVDLIDEAAAAVRVTRESEPEALDNLERKLRQLQIEIHALEREKDDASRARLEAAKQEAANVTEELRPLREKYESEKQRSKAIQDAKIKLDSLKIKRDEAERSGDTVTAADLEYYAIPETKALIERLEVDRAKADEERRARSGDAGETLLADAVGPDQINEIVARWTGIPVTRLKTTEKDKLLNMEKHLAKIVVGQKEAVTSVSNAIRLQRSGLSNPNSPPSFLFCGPSGTGKTLLTKALAEFLFDDPKAMIRFDMSEYQERHSLSRMIGAPPGYVGHDAGGQLTESLRRRPFSILLFDEVEKAAKEVLTVLLQLMDDGRVTDGQGRIVDAKNCIVVMTSNLGAEFLSRPATKDGRIDPQTRELVMGALRDYFLPEFLNRISSTVIFNRLTKKEIRKIVDLRLDEVQKRLEQNGKNVTIECTEEVKDYLGDAGYSPAYGARPLARIIEREVLNRLAILILRGSIVDGEVARVIMRDGRIDVLPNHEIPVDEDQDMLDSEDEAIAEMEDGSGDMDLYE; from the coding sequence ATGAACGGCGCTCAATTCACAGATAGAGCTAACAAGGCCCTGCTGGATTCCAGCAGTTTGGCTGAACAATACTCCCATTCTCAGATTCTCCCCGTTCACCTAGCAGTGGCCCTCTTAAATCCTTCTCCAGATGAATCGAAAGACCAACAAGCTACGGCACACCCCTCACACGATTCCTCTTCGGCCCCTCTCTTCCGCCAAGTCATTGAACGCGCCCATGGCGACCCTCAGCTTCTCGAACGCGCTCTCATGAAGACCCTGGTCCGTTGTCCAAGCCAAGACCCTCCCCCCGAATCCGTTAGTGTCTCTCCAGCACTAGCCAAGGTTATTCGGTCAGCTTCCGAGTTGTCCAAGACCCAGAAGGACAGCTTCGTTGCTATCGATCATTTGATTGTGTCCGTCGCCCAGGACTCTCAGGTCCAGCGAGCATTGGCGGATGCCAACATTCCCAACGTCAAGTTGCTAGACTCTGCCGTTCAGCAAATCCGCGGTACGAGGAGGGTAGATTCCAAGACAGCCGACTCAGAAAGCGAGAATGAGAACCTCAAAAAGTTCACCATTGATATGACGGCCCTCGCAAGAGAGGGCAAGATTGACCCTGTCATTGGCCGCGAGGAAGAAATTCGTCGAGTGATTCGTATCCTCAGTCGCCGAACGAAGAACAACCCAGTGCTCATCGGTGAGCCTGGTGTCGGAAAGACCACCATTGTGGAGGGGTTGGCTCGCCGAATTGTGAATGCCGATATCCCGGCAAACTTGGCTCAATGCAAATTGCTTTCGCTCGATGTCGGTTCATTGGTTGCAGGAAGCAAGTACCGGGGTGAGTtcgaagaaagaatgaaGGGAGTCCTCAAAGAGATCGAAGAATCTAAAGAAACAATCGTCCTGTTTGTCGACGAAATCCATCTTCTCATGGGTGCAGGCTCTAGCGGTGAGGGTGGCATGGATGCCGCCAATCTTCTGAAGCCGATGTTGGCTCGAGGCCAACTGCACTGTATCGGTGCCACGACACTAGGCGAATATCGGAAGTATATTGAGAAGGACCAGGCGTTTGAACGACGTTTCCAACAGGTCTTAGTGAAGGAGCCTTCTGTTAACGAAACTATCTCTATCCTCCGTGGgttgaaggagaagtacGAAGTGCATCACGGTGTCAACATTCTCGATGGTGCCATTGTTTCCGCAGCCACACTGGCTTCGCGTTACCTAACTGCTCGTCGACTTCCCGACTCTGCAGTTGATCTTATcgatgaagctgctgccGCTGTTAGAGTGACACGTGAGTCCGAGCCTGAGGCCTTGGATAACTTGGAGAGAAAGCTCCGACAGCTGCAAATCGAGATCCATGCCCTCGAGCGCGAGAAAGATGACGCATCTAGAGCTCGCTTGGAGGCAGCCAAGCAGGAGGCAGCCAATGTTACTGAGGAGCTGCGCCCGCTGCGTGAGAAGTACGAAAGCGAGAAGCAGCGCAGCAAGGCCATTCAGGATGCCAAGATCAAGCTCGACTCCCTCAAGATTAAGAGAGATGAGGCAGAACGGTCCGGGGATACAGTGACCGCCGCTGACTTGGAATACTATGCCATTCCGGAGACCAAAGCTCTGATCGAAAGACTCGAGGTGGATCGCGCGAAAGCGGATGAAGAACGACGTGCTCGCTCCGGAGACGCTGGAGAGACACTGCTCGCTGACGCTGTCGGCCCCGATCAGATCAACGAGATTGTTGCTCGGTGGACTGGTATCCCTGTCACCAGACTCAAGACCACTGAGAAGGACAAGTTGTTGAACATGGAGAAGCACCTCGCCAAGATAGTCGTCGGCCAGAAGGAGGCTGTGACCTCCGTATCGAATGCAATCCGACTCCAGCGATCTGGCCTCAGCAACCCTAACTCGCCGCCAAgtttcctcttctgtggTCCATCCGGAACTGGTAAGACCTTGCTTACGAAGGCTCTTGCAGAGTTCCTCTTCGATGACCCCAAGGCTATGATTCGATTCGATATGTCTGAATACCAGGAACGCCACTCTTTGAGCCGTATGATCGGTGCGCCTCCGGGATACGTCGGACATGATGCTGGTGGCCAGCTGACAGAAAGCCTCCGGCGACGCCCgttctccattcttcttttcgatgAAGTTGAAAAGGCAGCCAAGGAGGTCCTCACGgttctcctccagctcatGGACGACGGACGTGTCACAGACGGTCAAGGCAGAATTGTCGACGCGAAGAACTGCATCGTCGTCATGACGTCCAACCTGGGTGCCGAATTCCTGTCTCGTCCCGCCACTAAGGATGGACGGATCGATCCTCAAACTCGTGAATTGGTCATGGGCGCCCTCCGTGACTACTTCCTTCCTGAATTCCTCAACCGTATCTCCAGTACGGTCATCTTCAATCGCCTcaccaagaaagaaattcgCAAGATCGTCGACCTCCGTCTGGACGAAGTCCAAAAGCGCTTGGAGCAAAACGGAAAGAACGTCACGATCGAATGCACAGAGGAGGTCAAAGACTACCTCGGCGACGCAGGCTATTCGCCCGCTTATGGCGCTCGGCCTTTGGCTCGCATCATCGAGCGCGAAGTTCTCAACCGTCTCGCTATTCTTATCCTCCGTGGAAGCATCGTTGACGGCGAGGTGGCTCGTGTCATCATGCGCGATGGTCGTATCGACGTCCTGCCGAACCATGAGATCCCGGTTGACGAAGATCAAGACATGCTCGATAGTGAAGATGAAGCCATAGCCGAGATGGAAGACGGCAGTGGTGACATGGATCTCTACGAGtaa
- a CDS encoding putative xylanase/chitin deacetylase, producing the protein MSGKSLASPTFLGLEDLHVFITGAAGGIGKQAVREFLDQGCNVTALDIQALEVSDIQGEAYSRLHILKGDVTDEESVRANIAQANKRFGPVNILIANAGITDESKDYPIWELPVETWDQTYRVNVRGTFLTIKHFLRAARVSQQTLGKELDNLAIVLTGSETGKFGQEGHAEYASGKAGLQYGLVRSVKNEIVRLNSKARINAVAPGWVDTPLIEGRLDDPKEMWAEAEATVPLKKIARPEDVARTMAFLASHRAAGHISGQCLSVDGGMEGRLIWKENEAGKETKNQITHSESSIVQSIPRAVSKPKQNKIRIAVSIDLDAVSGWLGTGQHPDNILADYSSGFFAAKVGVPRLLRMLKKLNLADRCTWFIPGHSAESFPEEVQQVVESGCEIGLHGYAHEGAYQLTVEQERDVLTRCIDIATKLTGKKPVGYRAPLYQLRESTLDLLEEYGFEYDASLTDHDCHPFFAPKRPPLQPINFSLPASTWMHPIPPTTEDRRPLVCVPCNWYMEDMTPMQYLPHTHNSHGYIDVRVVENLWRDRFLWIRENEDEPIFPVLMHPDTSGMAHVIGMLERLLTWLKGWGDEVEFCQTGEIARWFRDKELGSSGSS; encoded by the exons ATGTCAGGAAAATCTTTGGCATCTCCCACCTTCCTAGGCTTGGAAGACCTCCATGTCTTCATTACTGGTGCTGCTGGCGGAATTGGAAAACAAGCGGTGCGAGAATTCCTAG atcaGGGATGCAACGTGACAGCACTGGACATTCAAGCCTTGGAGGTATCAGATATACAAGGGGAGGCTTACTCCCGGCTACACATCCTTAAAGGTGACGTCACGGACGAGGAATCCGTCCGAGCCAATATTGCGCAGGCCAACAAGCGATTCGGGCCTGTCAACATCTTGATCGCCAATGCAGGTATCACAGATGAAAGCAAAGACTACCCTATCTGGGAACTACCAGTGGAGACATGGGACCAGACGTACCGAGTCAATGTCCGAGGAACATTCCTGACAATCAAGCATTTCTTACGAGCAGCACGAGTGTCTCAACAGACGCTTGGTAAAGAACTGGATAACCTAGCTATCGTGTTAACGGGGAGCGAAACGGGCAAGTTTGGTCAGGAAGGCCATGCCGAGTATGCATCTGGGAAGGCTGGCCTGCAGTATGGCTTGGTCCGGAGTGTGAAGAATGAAATAGTTCGCCTCAATAGCAAGGCGCGAATCAATGCTGTTGCACCTGGGTGGGTAGATACGCCCTTGATAGAGGGCAGGCTTGATGACCCGAAGGAGATGTGGGCTGAGGCCGAGGCTAC GGTACCTCTCAAGAAGATCGCAAGACCGGAGGATGTAGCCCGTACGATGGCTTTCCTGGCCTCTCACCGCGCGGCGGGGCACATATCAGGACAGTGCTTAAGTGTCGacggaggaatggaaggtCGCTTGATCTGGAAGGAGAACGAAGCCGGCAAAGAGACAAAGAATCAAATCACTCACTCCGAGTCGAGTATAGTCCAATCAATTCCAAGGGCTGTATCAAAGCCCAAGCAGAACAAAATCCGGATAGCCGTCTCCATTGACCTAGACGCAGTATCCGGATGGCTAGGGACAG GTCAACACCCCGACAACATCCTCGCGGACTACTCTTCCGGATTCTTTGCTGCCAAAGTTGGCGTTCCCCGTCTCCTACGGATGCTCAAAAAGCTCAACCTAGCCGATCGTTGCACCTGGTTCATCCCAGGCCACTCTGCCGAGAGCTTCCCCGAGGAAGTGCAACAGGTAGTCGAGTCAGGCTGCGAGATAGGACTTCACGGCTACGCCCACGAAGGAGCATACCAATTGACAGTCGAGCAAGAACGGGACGTGCTAACCCGATGTATCGACATTGCAACCAAACTGACAGGCAAGAAGCCCGTCGGATACCGCGCACCTCTATACCAACTGCGCGAGTCAACATTAGACCTACTAGAAGAGTACGGATTCGAATACG ACGCTTCCCTAACAGACCACGACTGCCACCCTTTCTTCGCCCCAAAACGTCCACCCCTCCAACCCATCAATTTCTCCCTCCCCGCCTCGACCTGGATGCATCCCATCCCACCTACAACGGAAGACCGCCGGCCCCTCGTCTGCGTCCCCTGCAACTGGTACATGGAAGACATGACTCCAATGCAGTACCTTCCTCACACGCACAACTCACACGGCTACATCGATGTGCGCGTGGTCGAGAACCTCTGGCGGGATCGATTCCTGTGGATTCGTGAAAATGAGGACGAGCCTATCTTCCCCGTTCTGATGCACCCGGATACCAGCGGCATGGCGCATGTGATTGGGATGCTGGAGCGGTTGTTGACGTGGTTGAAGGGGTGgggggatgaggttgagtTTTGTCAAACGGGGGAGATTGCTAGATGGTTTAGGGATAAGGAGTTAGGGAGTAGTGGGAGTTCGTAA